Proteins encoded within one genomic window of Lampris incognitus isolate fLamInc1 chromosome 1, fLamInc1.hap2, whole genome shotgun sequence:
- the rnf181 gene encoding E3 ubiquitin-protein ligase RNF181, translating to MASYFDEHDCEPTNPEEQYRQNALLELARSLMQGLDIDSGAFDLSDWDQRLPPPAAKTAVQTLSVVIISPEQADKGLKCPVCLLEFEEQETVREMPCKHLFHSGCILPWLKKTNSCPLCRLELPTDNPEYEEFKKDKERRKQREHRLEDLHGAMYT from the exons ATGGCATCCTACTTTGATGAACATGACTGTGAACCCACCAACCCTGAGGAACAGTATCGCCAGAATGCTCTTCTAGAATTAGCAAG GTCTTTAATGCAGGGTTTGGACATTGACTCAGGGGCATTCGACCTATCGGACTGGGACCAGCGTCTTCCTCCTCCAGCTGCTAAAACCGCAGTTCAAACCCTTTCTGTGGTCATTATTTCACCGGAGCAAGCAG ACAAAGGTCTCAAATGTCCAGTTTGTCTGCTGGAATTTGAGGAACAAGAGACAGTACGAGAGATGCCTTGCAAACACCTCTTTCACTCAGGCTGTATACTACCTTGGCTGAAGAAG ACCAACTCCTGTCCGCTATGTCGCCTTGAATTACCAACTGACAATCCAGAGTATGAGGAGTTTAAAAAAGACAAG GAGAGACGAAAACAGAGGGAACACAGGCTGGAAGACCTACATGGAGCCATGTACACATGA